In Acidobacteriota bacterium, the DNA window GTAGGCGCAGTGGTCGGTGGCGAACAGGTCCACCGCCACCACCAACGCCGCGCGGCGCAGCGCCGACGCCTCGGCCGCCGGCCGCAGCGGCGGCGTGCAGAGCCACCGGTAGCCGTCGGCGCGCTTCAGGAGCGTCTCGTCCAGAAACAGGTAATGCGGGGCGGTCTCGGCGGTCACGGGCGCCCGCTCCCGGGCCCGGGCGATGGCTGCGGCCGCCGCTCCGGTGGATACGTGCACCACATGAACCGGCGCGCCGGTGGCGGCGGCGATGTCGATGAGCTGCAGCACCGCGGTCAGCTCGGCCAGGACGGGGCGCCGCAGAGCGTGGTCGCGGGCGCTCCCCGTGGCCCGGTGGAGGTTGGCCGCCTCGTCCAGGACGTCCTCATCCTCGCAGTGCACCAGGCTGCGCGCGCCGGTGTCCCGCAGCCGCTTGAGGATCTCCGCCAGCTCCCGGTAACTGGTGTAGAGCCCGGCCTCGCGGTACGTGGTGTAGAACTTGAACGTCCGGAAGCCGCGGCGGAGCTGGGCGGCGATCTCCTCCCAGCCGGCCCGGTCGAAGCGGGTGGGCGTCAGGTGCCAGAAGTAGTCGCAGTGGCTCCGGCCGGCGGCCTTGGCGGCGGCGCGGTCCACCGCGGCGGCGAGGGTCTCGTGCGGCCCCTGGGTGACGAAGCCGCCCAGGGTGGTGATCCCCTCCACCAGCGCCGCCGCGCTGCCGGTGGTCCAGGTGTCGGCCAGCACCCACGGGCCGATCCGGTCGTCGAGGTGGACGTGCAGGTCGGTCATGCCCGGCAGCAGCCACAGCCCGCCGGCGTCGATCACCTCGGCGGCGGCGGGCGCGGCGAGGGCCTCGCCCACCGCGGCGATCCGGCCGTCCTCGAGCAGAACGTCGACCGGTGCCGGTCCGTCCGGCAGGCACACCGTGCCGCCTCTGATCAGGGTCGGGGGGATCATGGCGCCATCATAGCACGCCCGCCCCGGATTGACCACCCACGGCGCTCTGGATGAAGTGCCGCACGCTGCGGCGGCACGACGGTCTGGAGTGCGGCGGCATGACGCCGCTCTGGATGGGCGCGGGACGCGCTTTCGATAGCGCGTGAGCACCCTGGCGTGCGGCGGCTTGACACCGCTTTGGATTCCGGAAAAATATACAAGGCGACGGTCGGCCGAAATCAAACGGCGCGTCCCGCGCCGATCCAAAGCGCAGCCGAGCCGGCGCATTCGAGACTGTTGCCGCAGAGCAACGGCGCATTGCCCGAACGCCCTGTTTTCATTGACAACTGGCTCAACCGGCTGCCATGTGGTTTCGACCGGAAAGTATGGTAGAATATTACCTAAGCGAAATGATATTGGAACAACCAGGGGGCTCGCGATGCGTCGCAGCACGTTGGGCATCATCCTCGTTGCGCTGACGACATGGGGAGCAGCCCAGCAGTCAGCTCGTACTCCGGCTGAAATTGCCCGAAACACCGGCCAATCAATCTGCCTCATCGCCACGCAGGACGATAAAGGAAATCTCACGGGTCTGGGGAGTGGTTTCGTCTGCGCCAACAATCGCGTGGCGACGAATTTCCATGTGATACAAGGAGCCACAAAGATCTACATCAAGTTCAAGAACGGAGGCGCATACGTCGCAGAACAGCTCAGTGGTTTTGACACGGTAAATGATCTGGCCATATTGAGATTAGGACAACTGTGGAAGACGCCGCTCAAACTGGGCGATTCCGAAAAAATTCAACCAGGTGAACGAGTGGTGGTCATCAGCAATCCTCAGGGATTGGAAAAT includes these proteins:
- a CDS encoding amidohydrolase family protein, with protein sequence MIPPTLIRGGTVCLPDGPAPVDVLLEDGRIAAVGEALAAPAAAEVIDAGGLWLLPGMTDLHVHLDDRIGPWVLADTWTTGSAAALVEGITTLGGFVTQGPHETLAAAVDRAAAKAAGRSHCDYFWHLTPTRFDRAGWEEIAAQLRRGFRTFKFYTTYREAGLYTSYRELAEILKRLRDTGARSLVHCEDEDVLDEAANLHRATGSARDHALRRPVLAELTAVLQLIDIAAATGAPVHVVHVSTGAAAAAIARARERAPVTAETAPHYLFLDETLLKRADGYRWLCTPPLRPAAEASALRRAALVVAVDLFATDHCAYRRADKETGLRGLAWAPYGVAGVGALVPLVYRAFGDCPETGLPELAKYLALRPAQVAGLYPRKGAIQPGADADVVLVDGSGPERPIRSSVADTWETYPGMTTRLAVRAVWRRGRLVAGDGALLEPDAPGGECLCLK